The Dreissena polymorpha isolate Duluth1 chromosome 9, UMN_Dpol_1.0, whole genome shotgun sequence genome contains the following window.
ACTTCTTAagatattctactgattgaaacTGTTGAGAATGTTCTTACCTAATGTTAAAAAAGCTTTCAATTTTccacatatttgaaatattttaatgatttcatgatgaataattatcatatataaaatagaaataataagttATGGTCTTAAATTTACAATTCTaaactataaacaaatataatccgAAATATTGAGTTAAGCTATACCGTAAATCTTTCATTTAGTATTATTACAACAGAAAATCAAAAGctgtttataataaataagttGTTCTCTTACACACATATCAAACACTTATTTTCTTGAATACATGTGTTTGATTTATTACAGATGTTAGATCAACAATCAACGATGTCAAAGGTGTGGGTTTAGAATTTCAAAAAaaggtataaatatatattcatttaaaagtgtttttattaatGATTCATATGCCATGACAAAATGCTACAggataatgtaaatttatataaacaaaagatagtgtgttaaaaaaaatctgccaTACCATGTGAAGGTAAATAAGTACAGCTTTGATCAAACTTAAGTTTAATTTTTCCATTTCTGTTTTCTCTATTTTCTCAATATATGTTAAGTAACATTAcaacttaaaatcaacgaaaatttcgtacaatatttcgtaaaataaacttaaccaattaaacgtCAGtgctccttatggcaattgccgatatttcaacgccagatttggtctggtaaaatagatgtttgtagatacaaaatgctcgttgttttttccattttaaattcaaagatatctattcatacgacacatgaacactaacatggtgttcgtgtgtattatgaatatatattaaaatggagtttattgtgtcacaaataaataaaaacgagcatcttgtatctacaaaaatctatgttatcataccacatctagtgttgaaatcgtggctattgctataaggaacacagattgtttaggtgttaattttattttaagaaagacTTTACGTAATTttggttgattttgagcgttatagagactttaatttgtttcatctATTACAGATGCTAATATGGAACTGCCAAACAATCTGATCAGCACCAAACCTGCTGCAGCTGCATCGGAAAAGTAATAGCCATTTATTCTACACGCAATGCTAGTAAATACTCAACATTTACAGCTTGCAGTTGAaggcaaaattaaataataattcatttttcaaaagcaTCAATGACAAACATATTCATAAATTAACCCCACAGTACAGTCAAACTATTAATGAGTGCAAAACACAATTTTCTACAGGATTCATACTGGAACTGTGAACATTTGTACATAGTACAAAAATAACATTGCGTGAATATCCACTAttgttatttctgaaaaaaaaataaacacaatattgcgTGAATATCGATAattgttgtttcttaaaaatagcttttttataaacattaagttCAACAATGCATTTACTTGCATTctgaaatacacaatatgtatgaaaacataaacCCTTCATTCTATTAAACGCTTTTGAATGCATCTGCAGCAGACGGCTTTAAAATCCATTGTGTCAAATGAAGAAATTGCTTGTTATGAGCAAATGCTCCTTTTGTCACAATTGGGAATGTCACAAAAGATTGTTCTGCCTAATGGTTGAAACAGCATGTATTCATATATTCTTTCAGCAATACCTTCCTTATATGATGTCAATCACTTGCAGATGACCAAGACCATGTTAAGTTACGCCAGAAGGAAGTGATAGCATAAATGCTGCCAGCGAAGTTCGCTTGGACAAGATTACTTCCATACCCGGACAGACCGTTCATACGTACATTGTCGGAAAGATTATTGTAACCCAATTCGAATCAAGCTATCCTTAAATAAAAAGCCAACAAAGACTGTATTATCTCCACCATTACGATCTAACACTGAACGATTTAACTTCAGTACAAAATGTCTATTTTGTGCTCAACATGCCAAATTTGTTGGAAGAAAACGAGGCTATAATGTATACCCTGTTAGAACAGTTGAATTTAAAAAGAACATAGAACAAATATGTATCGATAGGGATGACAAACAGGGTTCAGATATTAAGAGCAGATTGGAAACAATACATGACTTAGCGGCTGCTGTTGCTATATACCATTAGTCATGCAGCGTAAATTTTAGGACAGGTAAAAATATACCACAGTCAGGCAATGAAAAAGGAAAGAAGTGTGGAAGACCAGTGAACATGGCACAGGAATTTGCTTTCCAGGAAATAGAAAAGTTCCTGATTGAAAATGATGACGAACAAATAACACTAAAAGACCTTGTTGACAAAATGGTAGAACTATGTGGAGAACTCTCCTATACATTAACTCATATGAAGAAGAGATTACTAGAGCATTTTGGGTCCTCTATTGTCATCACAGAATTAAATGGAAAGCAGAATGTAATCACATTTAGAAACACTGCATCATCAATTCTTCATTCATTTTACCAAAAGTCTAGTAGCGATTCTGAtgcttataaaattgaaataataaaaacagcaGCACAACTATTGCTAACTGATATAAAGGATATTAAAGCAACAATAACAATGATTTAATAGTAACATGTATTTAATGGGTGGGTGGGGTAAGTTTACCCCTATAAATGCACTATTTACATGAGTAAATATGTTAAGAAACTTCATGATACACTTAGGTAATAGAAAAATAATACTGTTTTCATAACTGATGTATTACTGAATACTGTTTTTGTCGGGTGGTTTGCTCGAAATGTGTTGTTTgaatagaaaatggaaaatatactttatttaaaaaaacgtccGCGAGGGGcataaataaaatgaagttttaacaggtttgccCTGGAAATATTTCGCTAGACTTTTTTTCTGTCATCTGTTATACGTCATAGATGATTTTACACGTGAAACCGtttctgttgcaattagttgaTGGTTAGGTGCTTTTTTTTCATAGGATGACTGGACTATATTGACTGTATGCTTCTTGCGAGCTGATACGTATTTAAATGACCGATATTCATATCACAAGTCAGTATCTTTAACTCATGGCAAACAAACACATATTCTCTATTTAATCTTCACAAAACGTCCATTTGAAGTATCTAATTTTAAGTTTGAGGTTTATTATTCTTTTAATACTTTAATTTCCATGTGGTATTTGCATGTACAGCATATAACATCCATTGTGCTGAAAAAAAGGAAGAAGAGAGAAATGATGGTCCTGTACAGTTCGACTGTTAGAAAATGAGTTAACGCTTTCTCTATTACGTGTAAAAACGCCGTCTAACAAAATTTTTGTAGCCCATGGGCTTTGATGAAGAAATTATAAAATAGTAGAATTTGCTCATCATGAGCAAATTATCTTTTTCTCACTTAGTTtttaactttaatttaatttcaataaaactaTTCAAAAAGAGTTAGTTTCTTTTGTCTAAATGCTTCCAACGGGATCTGCTGCAAATTTCATTAAACAgggaaatgttaaaaaaacaacaaggaaTCTGATCAAtgttaatcaaaataataattttaccaaataaagatgaaataaaatgaGTGGTTTTGAAGaaagttcattttttttttctaagtTTTACCATATATCATATAAAGGGAAAATAAGTGAAATATTTGGTTAAACTAACTATtgctgtaaaatgtttttttattgataatatgtttacatgtatgacatgtttaatttataaaacaaagttGATGGTGCATGTGTATTTAATCTCATTACCCAACAACATATTTTGAACTGTCCTAAAGTGATAGAGACTACAGACAAcagtttaaattgtatttgatttGTTATGGTAGAAATCATCGTTAGATAAggaaaaattgctcattttgtcAACAATTCCTCCTTTTTCAACAATTATTTCTAGAGTTTTTCAAGAACTTTGAAACTCTTGGTATTGTTAGGTAATGGGTTAAGGCATAATTCTACAAAATTGATTGAATTTACCCATGTGTCCATCATTTTAGGATGGCAATACCTTTCTCTCCCTTCTTGTGTATCTCACAGACTCTCTTTTCCCGGTTGCTGAAGACTGAACACACTGCATGGAAGgaaagaaaataaacataattcGTTTTTCGATCAAAGCTTCAtttaaaaactttaacctttaatGGTAATCAGTCACTTATGTCAATGCATTGTTCTCCTGGTCTGCCTTTATTTATACTTCATCTTTGTAGGGAAATgatgtgttttttattataatggaAAAATGAAAAACGTATTGTTTATTTGAGgaatatttgttttgttcaaaAGTTATCATTTGTGGTCTGTTCCCTTTTTATTTGCATCAAATGTAGATCTCTATTGCTATCATTATGTCTCAGTAATAATGAGTTAAtattttaccaaacaacacatatTGAACTGGTCCAAAATGAAGAATGTGACAGATGacaatttaaattgtataacaacTTTTGTTATCTGCAATAAACTCATACAATTTGGTATTATTTATTGGTAAGAGGTTAAtacatttatgattttattaGACTGGTGTGATGTGTTTTTATATAGGTCATCATCTTACAATCAGAACATTTAAATttcgatctagaccattttcatTATCAATTAATTTATAAGTTGTCCGCCGCAAAGTTTTATTTGTACAAATTAGTTAACTAGAGCTCTAGATATAAGGAGTAAAGGGGCTTTTACCAGTAAATAACTTATTAATTATACATAAACTGTTATTGGTGTTTATGAGAATAATCTCATTCAGACGATTCTAATGAGTACCTACAACATAGGGGTTTGATCAAATTTGAAAAAGTTTGTGATGAAAATACCTCCTCTACTTAGAGGTCTAAATAAACTCACTTGTACCTGTTACAATTTGCAGCAGACTATTTAGGATCTGTCTCATTAAATTGCATATAGCAATGTATATCTTAAATACAGCATTAGCCATTGaacaaattgtgaaaaaaaaaaaaaattgctcataaataaaaatttcgttATTTGTAACACCGAAATCAAATGTCTGCTATAAGATTAGGCCAATTAATTTTAAGGTATtatcaaaattgaaaacatttctcCATATTAGCGTTTAATATGTTCTGTAAAAGAATTAAGAACTCATTGTTGTAAAGGGAGGAATTGCTATTATCAAGCTACTTTCCTTTTGTCACATCGTTTGTTTACAgatttcattataaatatttctttttcaataaaatacaaatgtaatctGCTGGTGCTGTTGACAAATCTGATGGATAACTTCGATTGTTTGCTGAAAATATATAACCTAATGATCAAGTCAAAAGTGAATCATAGAAGTATGAAGACATAATCGTCAAATTTAAGAGATCTATCTAGATTAAAGCTATTGCAATCGCTTACTTTTTCAAATTTGCTCAAAACCCCTTGTTGTGGATACTCATTAGAATCGTCGTTAGACGACTCTAATGAGCACCAACAACAAAGAATTTAACATACAATTAATGCGTTATTTACTGGTAAAAACCCTTTAACTACGCTTTATCTAGGCCCGTGGagatattataattgtatttgaaTTCTTACCCTTTCAgcataaatatgttcaaataagaATTACCTTTGTTGTTTTATCAAAAGCATGGACGAATCCATGGTTTCAGACAGGGCAATTACTGTCACTGTTTGGGATTTTCTCACCACAGCATCAACAACTGCTTTCGTCAAAATTGATAATTGTGGGTTTGGTCCACCTCCTAACAGGAAATACAAACACATTAGTATATGTAGGCAAAGTGATAGTGAAATTGTTTGGTCCAATATAGCTCTTAACTCAATaccaaacaataacaatatttttcgAGTTTATTGCCCCAAAAATCATTAATTGTGAGAAAAGGAGAAATGGCTCAAGAAAAgcaatttctttttatctcaCCATGATTTCTACCCTTCCAAATATTTTGCTTCATATGTtatcataattttaataatgGTCTACAACCTCTTTTGATTAAAGAAGACCAAAATGACTAGTATGGTTATGGGATTACGGTTAATGGTTAATGGTTAACTGATACAACATGAGGGATTAGTGACTGATACATGATACCAAGCACTTTTAAATTTAACAGCCATATTAAGCCAAGTTCTTTAAAATGTTACAGTACTTAGCTTGGAATTACTCTTACCTGACAATTTAATTGAACAATATGAGGGTAGTACTTGACAAGCATTCATTTCTGGAATACAGGGGTTGTGCATTTGATCCCGATCTTGTAAAATATTCTTAACAAAGTTTAAAGAAGTCAGTATGATAAGACTCATTCCTCTCTCACGTCTGAACAACTGTGTTTACATGGAAAAAAGAGTGGCAGGATAGTTGTAGTTACCACTgatataagtaaatatttttcGACAATGATATGAAAACCTTAATCCAAAAGCGCTTAATGAGATAGATATGACTATGCAATGACTTACCTGTTTTGTTCAACAGAATAAGGTGCTCTGCAAATAGAGAGCTGTGAATCTGCACGAGGTTGTTCCGTTTTTTGTTAAGCGTTTGCTGGTCCCTGGGAAACTCTGCCTGGTTATTTAAACGTTTTGCGACAGAGCCCCAACACTGCTTTGCGGCTACAGAGGTAATGGCTGAAGAATTTGCTTCGGAATCACTAGACTCAATGTTACGTTGCACTGATaaggaataaaatatttttacaattgcATTCCACAATGGAAAACATTTAGTATTTGCTACCTTTCAACTGTATAGCATGCAGAGCCAATTACTAAACGCAGTACAAAAAGATAGAAAATAATTAAAGAGTTTTCCGACAACTATGAAAAAAGTGatgattaaacaaataattattttagagAATAGGAACCAGTAGGAACAAAAATAATTGCTAGTTAATTTAAAAACATCTTTACAACAAATCAGCTTTTCAACATAGCTGCAAATAATATCTCTGAAGTAAAAGTATAATGGTGTCATCCCAGTTTTACATAGAATAAATCTATATAGATATTTAGACATGCGTTTATTGTGAGTTTATTGTGAATACCGGTATTCTGTGGTAAACCAGCGCACACAAAAAAAGAGTCACACATTTGGCACTTCCATAAAAtccttttaaaaattatttatcttGTATAATAGTGTTCCCGGTATAATTACAATTGGTCAACGTATGAGGATTTAATCGTGATATAAAGTGTCTGAATGATCGAGGATGATGTAACAATTGCTATGTATTTACGAATTTCGTCGTATGTAATGTGACCTCCTCCTGGGGGATATTAATAGCACGCGTTTGCTCAGAAGAAAACTCTTACTGAAACCCGACCTGTGTGCTTGATATTTTCGTTTGTCTACTGCAATAGAGCAGGTCTCAATTATTTGTCAAACAATCACATAGTTTACCAGTATCTAATGTGTTTAACACGCACACatgatttaaatgataattttttaacattaaaactcgatataatttaatgtttacatatatatGAATTGCTTGCAAAATGTACCGTGTTAATATTTCAGAGAACTAGAAAGAAAATCCGATTTAACACTATAAATCCACTGTCTGGATTTTCTCCCTTGAAAAAGGATAGTTTTGTTTGATCAAAGATCTATGaatgaacatgttttgaaatCGAAGTGAACATGACACTGACAGGTCTCGATAGTGGTAAATAACAAATTGTCTTCCTATTGATAACATATGCTTTCTGTTTTTAgtttgttattcattttaaaggGTGACTGTGGATAAATTGGTAATATTTAAGACATGTGTATGTTCCTCAAGTTTGTAATTCAATTAATCAAAGAAGACACATGTTTAATTGTGTTAACATACAGATGTTTAAATAAGGCCACTTTTTTCGTTCTATTGTTTTCTACAAAAATAGTccataatgtttgttttcaatgttCAAATCATTTTTCATAAGTTCTTTTCCTATAcgttattatatataaatgttttttctttgggTATAAAAATAGCCCAAGACATTAAGGTTTTTTAAACGATCGAAACCATTGAGCCATGGTTCATTCCGATCAATTGTTATGTTCAGAATTCATTTACCAATTACTTTTTTCAAAACTATTTGTTTTTGTTcgttttattgttttttgtatgcATATTTACAATGATTGTAATACTATGTACAGGCATGCATGTATACAactttttttggtttgttttctCTGCATTGCTTAACGTGAGCGTGGCCTTTTAAATGCtagtatactaatgtaaaacataaaacaactCAACAATTCGTTATCGAACGAGTTTTTGGTTAATTAATCGTTTTTATGGCAAGTCATGTTTCAATAGGTCACTATTAATCGATTTGTGACAATCGCCACTCGCTTCGAGAATTCGTAATTATTAGACCGCTGTATCGAGAATACTTAAAGATTTGATATCTCGAAATATTTAGAGGTTAAGTAACTCAGTGAGTGCAGAGCAAGGTTGTTGACATTAAGATTGCCGTAACAAGAGGCTGTCTTCTTTTATTTCAAGTGTCATTCATTCAAGTGTCCTCCAAAGATGAAACAGTAATGATTGCAGGTTATAGGGCATCTCTCCTAAAGCAATTTACCGTATGCATGCATgtctttaaatttaattaactgACAGGGGTGATGTTCTTGTACAATAGCAATATTAACGTTGTATGtgcatttaaaaatacatttgaattGTGTTAAATTATTGGCTAAGTCTTAGGGCTTCGCAATGTTTTGCAGTAAAGAAATAATgcgaaaatgaaatatttattaaaatacaaataacatcGGTTTTaatcaaaacaatgtttaaaggTCAACTGCTTTTCAATTTATTACTGATAATTAGTCACAATAAGAGTTGCGTTCATCAATCAAACCGATACACACTCTTCACACGTGTATCAATTCAAACAGTGACagtcaaacaaaaacatatttcgtGTGTTCTGGTAACAAAAGGTGACTTTGATTAACCTGTTCTAATGTCAACATTTTAGAGTTGGAAAAGGTTAAATGCAGCAACTTTCGTGCCATCTCTCACATTACATCATGGAAACCAGGgggaaataacatttaaacatatacatttacaataaagTTTCACAGTGGTTCGATAAcattaaattgtttattacaaATCGAGTATGACAATTATTTCTTGTTTCGTGGATTTCCTGGATGTCAAGCAATGTGCGTCGATAATGGTGGTGACTGTCGTTGTATGTTaagacaaataaaaaacacgcGATATTATCTTTAAACGGTAGCTggcataaaaaaaaactataaaaaacaaaaatcagaTATTACAAAATATCCATTAAcagcataaatatataaatatatatataaagaaataatataaatatgttcaTCATATATTGACGCTTAATGTTCAGCGCTGGGTTAGAATACTAGTTAAATGGCGCGGCGGACTTCACAATCAGGTACACTCTGTTACCTATGCAGAAAATATGGTATGCAGCTCGATGCATTAATATGCGGTAAATGAACAATAACAACACACATAACACAAATAACGATCATGAATTTAACAAGGTTTGATACTTTGGAAATGTCAACGAAGTATATATATTGTTTGATACAATTGTTGTTCTCGTGATGCTTATGTAAAGGTTTTTagtttatcaaagttgctgaaacgATACTtagcttaaacaatatttatttatatatcacgTCGCATGCATTGATTAAGTCATGAACATATAGGAAAAAGGGATTGAAAACGCATTTCACTAACTATCAACACGTTCTCCTGAAATACACCGCTGACAATGTTCCTTCAAAATCATTTGATCGATGAACTCATTTGGTTTACAATATCAAGAGATAGTGCTACGTTATGTAATCTTTTCtaacattatacatttttattgccTTGGCATGGTCCTCTTCTCACGACTAGACATTGCAATGCGAGTCATCTGCGTCCCGGATTTAGCGGGAGTAGCCTAGAATGTGGCACCAATATTCAGCATTGCGACCTCCGATCTAGCTTCATCTTGTAGGGATTCTGTCGATCCAAGACGTAGTGAGGGCAATTCATGAGGAGTAAGCTTACGTTCAATGGAAATGCATACTTTGCGGACCGGGTGGCATGTTAAATATGGCGAACCACAATTAGGACACTTGGGGGCACGTTTGTATCTGTACCAGTTTTGCGTCCAATAGCTTTGATAACCATCAATGTTGACGTATCCTGGTAACCCGTCCATTGGTCTTTCAGGGGCATGTTGACCAGTGGCTTCTGGGTAATTAAAGCTGGGGTTGACTCCGCAGTCTTGGATTTGGTGATTGCGAAACATTTCCCAAATGTAGTCTACAAAAGCGTGATGTAGTAAAAATGCGGGATCGTGGGCAGCTGTATTAAGACCGGACATCTGTCCACCAATCCACCGGTGAGGACCACCGTGGAGATGATCTAGGTCAAACTCAGGTAACGCAGTAGGACTGGTGATGTCGCGAGTCTGACAACGCGTCATAATCATACGGATATTCTCTTTTGTAAATAAGGTAAATAAGACTGAACTATTCGCAGCGATATTTCTAGTCAGTGGACCGACAGGGGTTACccagtttgcaaatggtcccgtgGTGACATGTCCTCTACCGTTTCCCAAGAACTCCGGTGAGAACACGACTGTGTTTTCTGGTTTAGCCATATCCATGTCGAGGGTGGAGTCCCAGTATGGGATGGAAACGCTCGGGTCAATTCTTCGCATTGCTTCCTCGAACCTGTAAGCATCGAAGTGCAAAATGCCTGAACATCGCATAAGTTACCCATTTTATACGATAAAAGtacaataaaagaaaataataaaatcgtACATTAGATTGTCTAGTAACTTACAGTGCTAAATATACTCTGTGCCACCCAAGAAAGTTCGGACCGCCATGGGCGGACGTCGTCACAATGCCCTTATGAAGCTCGGCAAATATGTCATACACTCCAttctaaaacataaaataataattccttTAAACATGTCAATaggattttttatttacaaataaatgagGACATTGATTGATTTCACTGAAAATTTGGTTCTCAAAGGATCCGTTGATATTTATGAGATGCTGAAGAGATACCGATAGTTTTTTCATCGAATGCTCGGTTCTTTCCGATCTGAGTTGGTGTctgaatgatttttttatttaatagaaaacatacaatgtaaatatgtgcatgagCAAGAACAAAAGTGATAAAATATAGCAGTAATactgtcaaacacatattatacatgaaatGCTAGTATATACtgctttttttttttgctttggttgcCTGAATGATGCAGAACTTCAATTTTGCTTCATTCGATGGGCATTTAAAAGTGGTTCATGTTTGTACGTCGACAGCATGATGGATTCATATTGTTTTTGATGACCCACATGCGTTACAAAAAGTGTGATTTGCTGGTATCtaagttacatttaaaatattttga
Protein-coding sequences here:
- the LOC127844805 gene encoding putative tyrosinase-like protein tyr-1; amino-acid sequence: MVLCVFVIRYATPLENVLPPQLADCVNRLSSLASTTPPKASGSVVDINVLKDANQSAAEQIAIDNAGTVIPILNTPENVYLYCIWQFFTKTDVDLANGLIEFMVSQTDMKHLRSNPQYNHPRPNDYPRDWFPQTGFRIRREYRQLSNGERNAFHTVLRTMKTNGVYDIFAELHKGIVTTSAHGGPNFLGWHRVYLALFEEAMRRIDPSVSIPYWDSTLDMDMAKPENTVVFSPEFLGNGRGHVTTGPFANWVTPVGPLTRNIAANSSVLFTLFTKENIRMIMTRCQTRDITSPTALPEFDLDHLHGGPHRWIGGQMSGLNTAAHDPAFLLHHAFVDYIWEMFRNHQIQDCGVNPSFNYPEATGQHAPERPMDGLPGYVNIDGYQSYWTQNWYRYKRAPKCPNCGSPYLTCHPVRKVCISIERKLTPHELPSLRLGSTESLQDEARSEVAMLNIGATF